A region of Clostridiales bacterium DNA encodes the following proteins:
- a CDS encoding FeoA family protein: MSLNDLKSGESALIEHIEGDMRLVKRLMALGYISGTKVTVKGSAPLGDPIIIKVRGSEFALRRKDAKNIYVMEA, from the coding sequence ATGAGCTTAAACGATTTGAAGTCTGGAGAAAGCGCATTAATAGAGCATATCGAAGGAGATATGCGGCTTGTTAAAAGACTGATGGCCCTCGGATATATCTCAGGCACAAAAGTTACTGTAAAAGGGTCCGCACCGTTGGGGGATCCCATCATAATCAAAGTTAGGGGCTCTGAGTTTGCCCTTAGAAGGAAAGATGCTAAAAATATTTACGTGATGGAGGCTTAA